From the genome of Metarhizium brunneum chromosome 4, complete sequence, one region includes:
- the PCS60 gene encoding Peroxisomal-coenzyme A synthetase: protein MAQKLPLEGLPAVKHLSKVPSLEVLKSGLLGSLEGSLDGCQWDKGDILASIPDTVEQAERSLHLLHALLTQVPGPWPTIPLIRCYARLSKLLPKQLKSNPAREVAKFRQTISAMIKDSYGSLLDFICHDSRPALRATNPDQFITHKGLHDFVATFPLAVGPAERKPVVAIALPNGPLLAATCIAVTTYHTAAPINPMAGIEQFRADVLQSGAKVILTSSQDYEKLQLGDEWASDENIEIFVVDWNNRDDIRILNTAGHVLKPHDTRPRPNAPDDIALILFTSGTSGTKKVVPMKLHSIVAGVVFVMDSWALSPVDTCLNMMPLYHVCMPISTPPLQLESGREGTSGISIGPELTILDLSDCKVGPGVVGRICVRGDPVFPGYLLPDGSFDKSSFNTDGWFDTGDLGYMDSDDYLYITGRSKEVINRGGEIISPFEVENAIMNASLSPTSPIKGKVSQVMAFSASHDVLQEVAAVVLVTPPGKPRVDLKRLQNALRSSLQQVKWPTLIVYMDDLPKKNNKVLRIKLGQRLGLPVLSENIPYLRRHWEAICPAPDTALSVSIECAPCCIDPEAIQQSLGAAASADVRCHVRRRSTEDMPELFCAPAKRIYPPPSTAFATDLKEHLCGSLHNYMVPETVHLLEEPLPADDGGRVDDDKLQVVVDRLLEASMDKLADSTEGKVAKVFANMLYCHPAQLPRDIDFFSLGGDSLRAGRLSSAVRSEFGIQIPINVIFNSGSIQAISAYVDKVAPTSIASGTEDEVVGCTKTNSSTNPFLMAIQLIPLVILYPLRRAFQWTIFIVAFSCTQGWPTNTTAPGRLLNLTLSILFSRMVVRLVAPFVGILAKWIIIGRYREGLYPMWGSYHTRWWMVQKVVSVTGKGWFGLNDTTQTWYCKLMGARIGKNVKLAGASLGEWDLLDIRDSAVLSRCICRPFAAEGNTSMYLGKITIGERSSVGTSSIVAAGTEVPPNTCIGPNSSSWELQDADEENRHLSQGTVPRPHWLLTILLTTPLRLISWFLSLTPWIGGLVGMVVQKPAVAGTPIRNMLDWFTEPRRVAFHYLALILRSFFSPFIVFAFSISVKLVLDAIFGKPSLLHQTEHDGTISTWRANLMKSLLPASRLRDMTAMFGQHYEATSIALRMLGSKIGKRVYWPGTGPSIGDYHLLDVGNDVVFGSRAHLITSDGMGSEPIVIRDGAMIADRVCLLPGVDIGERTTMGSGALTSRNKKYKAGATYVGSKGRDAICLSAGDRAKQNPRQRIRHLGSDDTLVGNRSISKTLSPGTRIQRISSDDTLTESHTSENMESFQTSGGGGGDTDDESRVPETISPFGKAFYLKLAPYCVLGPFAIFCYSSFMTVFTAFYWNIPNISSIQLVDYLMNRFIARNNSILYETGVLFSLCTLVFAILTSLQAILTLCIVIASKWVLIGWRQPGNYDWDKSPYCQRWQLFLSIERLRKHCYRGQGILGLLTGTNWIVLYFRALGAKIGNDCALFANGRPNLMFTEPDLITLGDRVTVDDASVVAHINTRGKFDLNRLEIGNRCVLRTGSRLLSGAKMKDDSCLLEHTLIMGGDTVENNWTMQGWPATRYSGHRTK, encoded by the exons ATGGCCCAGAAATTGCCCCTCGAGGGACTGCCGGCCGTGAAGCACTTATCCAAGGTCCCGTCTCTAGAAGTTTTGAAGAGTGGACTGCTTGGAAGTCTGGAAGGTAGTCTGGACGGTTGCCAATGGGACAAGGGGGACATTTTGGCATCGATTCCGGATACTGTTGAGCAAGCTGAACGTTCTTTGCACCTCTTGCACGCTCTACTAACACAGGTGCCTGGTCCATGGCCCACGATACCACTTATACGATGTTATGCAAGACTCTCGAAGCTCCTACCTAAACAACTCAAGTCAAATCCTGCAAGAGAGGTTGCGAAGTTTAGGCAAACGATATCGGCGATGATTAAAGACTCATACGGGTCATTGTTGGATTTTATTTGTCACGATTCACGTCCAGCGCTGCGAGCAACGAATCCAGACCAATTTATTACACATAAAGGGTTGCATGACTTTGTCGCAACTTTCCCCCTGGCTGTCGGCCCTGCGGAACGGAAACCGGTTGTTGCTATTGCCCTTCCCAATGGACCGCTTCTGGCGGCAACATGCATCGCCGTCACTACCTATCACACTGCTGCCCCGATCAACCCAATGGCTGGGATAGAGCAATTTCGAGCCGACGTGCTACAGTCAGGTGCAAAGGTCATCTTGACCAGCTCACAGGACTACGAGAAGTTACAGCTAGGAGATGAATGGGCCAGTGACGAAAATATAGAAATTTTCGTCGTTGACTGGAATAATCGTGATGACATTCGTATTCTCAATACTGCCGGACATGTTTTGAAGCCCCACGACACACGCCCACGACCAAATGCACCTGACGATATTGCCTTGATCCTTTTTACTAGCGGTACATCCGGAACGAAGAAGGTCGTTCCAATGAAACTGCATTCGATAGTTGCTGGAGTGGTATTTGTCATGGATTCCTGGGCTCTGAGCCCAGTAGACACATGCCTGAATATGATGCCCCTGTATCATGT ATGTATGCCAATATCAACACCACCGCTTCAGCTTGAGTCTGGTCGAGAAGGAACTTCCGGCATCAGCATCGGCCCGGAGCTTACTATACTGGACTTGTCAGATTGCAAGGTCGGCCCTGGGGTGGTTGGCAGGATTTGCGTCCGAGGTGACCCTGTTTTCCCTGGCTATTTGCTGCCCGACGGCTCGTTCGATAAATCTTCGTTTAACACTGACGGGTGGTTTGATACGGGTGATTTGGGCTACATGGACAGTGACGACTACCTTTACATTACgggaagaagcaaagaagTTATTAACCGCGGGGGAGAAATAATTTCGCCCTTTGAGGTTGAAAATGCAATCATGAACGCGTCACTATCACCAACCTCCCCCATCAAGGGCAAAGTCAGCCAAGTAATGGCATTCTCAGCATCACATGACGTTCTTCAGGAGGTTGCCGCTGTGGTGCTCGTAACACCGCCTGGTAAACCCAGGGTTGACTTGAAAAGACTTCAGAACGCACTACGCTCCTCGTTGCAGCAAGTAAAGTGGCCGACACTAATAGTATACATGGATGACCTACCAAAGAAGAACAATAAGGTGCTACGAATCAAACTTGGGCAAAGGCTTGGTTTGCCGGTCCTTAGCGAAAACATACCATACCTGCGAAGACACTGGGAGGCAATATGCCCTGCTCCTGACACGGCGTTGTCTGTGTCGATTGAATGTGCTCCCTGTTGTATTGACCCGGAGGCAATACAACAATCACTGGGTGCCGCAGCATCGGCTGATGTGAGATGCCACGTGCGCCGGCGAAGTACAGAGGATATGCCGGAACTATTCTGCGCTCCAGCGAAACGGATTTACCCACCGCCTTCCACGGCGTTCGCGACAGACCTGAAAGAACATCTCTGTGGCTCCCTTCATAACTACATGGTACCGGAAACAGTTCACTTACTAGAAGAGCCGCTTCCTGCCGATGATGGAGGACGAGTGGACGATGACAAACTCCAGGTTGTGGTGGATAGATTGCTTGAGGCGTCTATGGACAAGCTGGCCGATTCAACAGAGGGAAAGGTGGCCAAAGTGTTTGCGAATATGCTCTATTGCCACCCTGCTCAGTTGCCCAGAGACATCGATTTTTTCAGTCTTGGTGGCGACTCTCTCCGTGCCGGCCGTCTTTCTTCAGCTGTGAGGAGCGAATTCGGCATTCAGATTCCCATCAACGTCATTTTTAACTCTGGCTCTATTCAAGCCATTTCGGCCTACGTGGACAAGGTTGCGCCAACAAGCATAGCTAGCGGGACTGAAGACGAAGTCGTTGGATGTACAAAAACGAACAGCTCGACAAATCCATTCCTGATGGCGATTCAACTGATCCCCCTCGTCATCTTGTATCCGCTACGCCGCGCTTTCCAATGGACCATATTTATCGTGGCGTTTAGCTGTACGCAGGGTTGGCCAACCAATACAACTGCTCCCGGCCGGCTCCTCAATCTCACACTGAGTATTCTATTTTCTAGAATGGTCGTCAGGCTTGTCGCTCCCTTCGTAGGTATCCTTGCCAAGTGGATCATCATAGGCCGGTATCGTGAAGGCCTCTACCCGATGTGGGGGTCATATCATACGAGATGGTGGATGGTCCAGAAGGTCGTCAGTGTCACTGGCAAAGGGTGGTTCGGCTTGAATGATACGACCCAGACGTGGTACTGTAAACTCATGGGTGCGAGAATTGGAAAGAATGTCAAGCTTGCCGGAGCATCATTGGGGGAGTGGGATCTTCTAGATATCCGCGACAGCGCCGTCCTGAGTCGCTGCATATGCCGACCCTTTGCAGCCGAAGGAAACACATCCATGTATCTAGGAAAAATCACTATCGGAGAGCGGTCTTCTGTTGGAACATCATCCATCGTAGCGGCCGGCACGGAAGTCCCCCCAAACACGTGCATTGGACCAAACTCTTCAAGTTGGGAGTTGCAGGATGCGGACGAAGAAAACCGACACCTTTCACAGGGTACGGTACCACGACCTCACTGGCTGCTGACGATTCTGCTTACTACACCCTTGCGGCTGATATCTTGGTTCTTGTCTCTCACGCCTTGGATTGGAGGGTTGGTTGGCATGGTTGTTCAGAAGCCTGCGGTTGCTGGTACGCCGATTCGAAACATGCTGGATTGGTTTACGGAACCCAGACGTGTTGCATTTCACTATCTCGCTTTGATTCTGAGGTCTTTTTTCAGCCCCTTTATCGTATTCGCGTTCTCGATATCCGTCAAACTTGTTCTGGATGCGATATTTGGGAAGCCCAGTCTGCTCCACCAGACAGAACATGACGGTACCATTTCGACCTGGCGAGCAAATCTGATGAAGAGCCTTTTGCCCGCTTCTCGACTGCGTGATATGACGGCAATGTTTGGTCAACACTACGAAGCGACGTCGATTGCGCTGCGTATGCTGGGGAGTAAGATTGGTAAACGAGTTTACTGGCCGGGAACCGGACCTAGCATCGGCGACTATCACCTACTCGATGTGGGCAATGATGTGGTATTCGGCTCTCGAGCACATCTCATAACATCTGATGGCATGGGGTCTGAGCCCATTGTAATTAGGGACGGCGCTATGATTGCAGATAGAGTCTGTCTCCTTCCCGGAGTAGATATTGGCGAGCGAACCACGATGGGATCTGGTGCCTTGACAAGCAGAAACAAGAAATATAAGGCTGGTGCTACATACGTAGGATCGAAAGGACGCGATGCCATATGTTTATCAGCGGGAGACAGAGCGAAGCAGAACCCCCGACAAAGGATCCGTCATCTGGGCAGCGACGATACTTTGGTCGGTAACCGAAGCATTTCCAAGACACTGTCACCAGGAACGCGAATCCAACGTATAAGCAGTGACGACACTTTAACCGAGTCGCACACATCGGAGAACATGGAGTCTTTCCAGACtagtggtggtggtggtggtgatacGGACGACGAGTCGCGCGTCCCTGAAACAATCTCGCCGTTTGGGAAGGCTTTCTATCTAAAGCTGGCTCCATATTGTGTTCTTGGACCCTTCGCCATCTTCTGCTATTCTTCGTTTATGACCGTATTTACTGCTTTCTACTGGAACATACCAAACATCTCTTCGATTCAGTTGGTGGACTATCTTATGAATCGGTTCATTGCTCGAAACAACAGCATCCTTTACGAGACCGGGGTGCTGTTTAGCTTGTGTACACTTGTCTTTGCTATACTGACATCGCTTCAAGCTATTTTGACACTTTGTATTGTCATAGCATCAAAGTGGGTATTGATTGGTTGGCGACAGCCTGGCAATTATGACTGGGACAAGTCACCGTACTGCCAACGGTGGCAGCTCTTCCTAAGCATTGAAAGGCTCCGCAAACACTGTTATCGTGGCCAGGGCATTCTTGGTCTCTTGACTGGCACAAACTGGATAGTCCTGTACTTTCGAGCCCTGGGTGCTAAAATCGGAAACGACTGCGCGTTGTTTGCAAATGGCCGCCCGAACTTAATGTTTACTGAGCCAGATCTAATCACTCTTGGCGACAGGGTGACCGTAGATGACGCCAGTGTCGTTGCTCATATTAACACACGTGGTAAATTCGATCTCAATCGCTTAGAAATTGGGAACCGTTGCGTTTTACGAACTGGCAGCCGGCTGCTCAGCGGGGCAAAGATGAAAGACGATAGCTGCCTGCTCGAGCACACACTAATTATGGGTGGTGATACGGTAGAAAACAATTGGACAATGCAGGGCTGGCCAGCGACTAGATACAGTGGACATAGAACAAAATAA
- the usp102 gene encoding U1 small nuclear ribonucleoprotein usp102, with protein sequence MASDQPISTVYVHNLEERVKIQPLTESLKTIFSEFGDIVDIVAKKNLKAKGQAFIVFSDPDSARDAIEELQGFQLFDKPMKLSLAKTRSDKSIEMNCSLDEFEAHKRNRLSEKEKRLALEAADSERQPKRGAGSTADSRPSKLSRPSGLKSTGPATSQVIPDEYLPPNKILFLQNIPEEYDVDALGAIFGRFEGFREIRLVPGRRGIAFVEYEAEQGAIDAKENTSGMKLGDTAIKVTYQRQ encoded by the exons ATGGCCTCAGATCAACCAATCTCCAC AGTTTATGTACACAACCTCGAAGAAAGAGTCAAGATTCAACCCTTAACAGAATCTTTGAAGACCATCTTTTCCGAGTTTGGCGATATTGTCGATATTGTGGCGAAAAAAAACCTCAAAGCCAAGGGGCAAGCGTTCATAGTATTTAGCGATCCCGACAGTGCAAGAGATGCAATCGAAGAACTACAAGGATTTCAGCTTTTCGACAAGCCAATGAAACTATCCCTTGCCAAAACACGAAGTGACAAATCGATAGAGATGAACTGTTCATTGGATGAGTTCGAAGCCCACAAGAGAAATCGCTTATCAGAAAAAG AAAAACGTTTGGCCCTAGAGGCAGCCGATAGTGAACGACAACCTAAAAGAGGTGCTGGTTCTACCGCAGACAGCAGGCCGAGCAAGCTCTCCAGGCCATCAGGACTGAAGTCGACAGGACCCGCAACTTCCCAGGTAATACCGGATGAATACTTACCACCTAACAAAATCCTATTCTTGCAAAATATTCCAGAGGAATATGATGTCGACGCGCTAGGCGCGATATTTGGCAGGTTCGAGGGATTTCGTGAAATTAGACTCGTTCCTGGGCGTCGTGGTATCGCTTTTGTGGAATACGAGGCTGAGCAAGGCGCAATTGATGCAAAGGAGAACACATCTGGAATGAAGCTAGGAGATACTGCGATCAAAGTCACTTATCAAAGACAGTAA
- the vma-8 gene encoding V-type proton ATPase subunit D has protein sequence MSGASDREAVFPTRQSLGIMKAKLKGAETGHSLLKRKSEALTKRFREITKRIDEAKRKMGRVMQIAAFSLAEVTYAVGGDIGYQVQESAKSARFRVRTKQDNVSGVLLPAFESYMTEGNNDFGLTGLGKGGQQVQRCRETYARAVEALVELASLQTAFVILDEVIKVVNRRVNAIEHVIIPRTENTIKYINSELDELDREEFYRLKKVANKKQRDTAAADAEMKAKRQASSSREVGDKIESDATGPTDILAGEDEDDVIF, from the exons atgtctggtgcttct GACCGCGAGGCCGTCTTTCCGACTCGGCAGTCGCTGGGAATCATGAAAGCAAAGCTCAAAGGCGCCGAGACAGGGCATAGTTTGCTGAAGCGGAAAAGCGAGGCTTTAACCAA GCGTTTTAGAG AAATAACGAAACGAATTGATGAAGCAAAGCGTAAAATGGGACGAGTGATGCAAATCGCAGCCTTTTCCCTGGCGGAAGTTACATACGCCGTTGGGGGAGATATTGGATATCAAGTTCAAGAATCAGCCAAGTCGGCTCGGTTTCGCGTTCGGACCAAGCAGGACAATGTATCCGGTGTCCTTCTCCCAGCATTCGAAAGCTACATGACAGAGGGAAATAATGACTTTGGCCTAACGGGCTTGGGCAAAGGAGGCCAGCAAGTTCAGCGCTGCCGGGAGACGTATGCTCGAGCAGTCGAAGCTCTCGTAGAGCTTGCTAGCCTGCAAACGGCGTTCGTCATCCTCGATGAAGTCATCAAGGTGGTGAATAGGCGAG TAAATGCAATTGAACACGTCATCATTCCTCGCACCGAGAATACTATCAAGTATATAAACTCTGAACTCGATGAACTTGACCGAGAAGAATTTTACCGACTGAAGAAG GTGGCGAATAAAAAGCAGCGAgacacagcagcagcagacgCGGAAATGAAGGCAAAGCGTCAAGCGTCCAGTAGCAGGGAGGTGGGTGATAAAATCGAAAGCGACGCGACTGGCCCAACAGATATTCTagccggcgaggacgaggacgatgtcATTTTTTAG
- the msp-41 gene encoding Pre-mRNA-splicing factor syf1 produces the protein MAVSAEMKSTSRLPIVSNEDFIYEQDVAGDPASIKPWLVYIDFKSRHGTLPQQNFVMARACAQLPRSYKLWKMYLAFRTEHVSKLNPAIFASEYNKVNALFEKALILLNKMPRVWEMYLQFLVKQPAITLVRRTFDRALRALPITQHNRIWALYVPFSNAASGDTAVKIWRRYIQVHPEEAEDFIELLIESGLYTEAAISYVNLLNNVRFASKTGKGHYELWSEMVDLLVDHASEIEVNYESGIDVESIIRSGIARFPDQRGKLWVGLATYWIRRGSFERARDTFEQGITTVMTVRDFALIFDSYTEFEESIIKALMESVTNRTDMGVEDEDADFELDVRMMRFEHIMDRRPFLVNDVLLRQNPNLVSEWEKRVALWGGNKQEAVRTYANAIASIHPKRAVGSFYKLWASYARFYEQGGDLRNARIIMEKAVKVPFKSVAELADMWIEWAEMELRNEKFDEAVRIMAKAVQAPKRSTVDYFDEALSAQQRVHKSWKLWGFYVDLVESVSTLSEVKRVYERIFELRIATPQTVVNYATLLEEHKYYEESFKIYERGLDLFSYPVAFELWNMYLAKAVNRKIGIERLRDLFEQAVEDCPPKFAKTIYLMYGNLEEERGLARHAMRIYERATRAVSDEDRADMFNFYITKSASNFGLSSTRPIYERAISALPDTEAKEMCLKFADMEKRLGEIDRARAIYGHASQFCDPRTNADFWARWEQFEVQHGNEDTFKEMLRIKRSVQAQYNTDVNFIASQALARSQRDSDHRDQHAGTTAELVRQSSAMHGFVAASSGPPPGVTGQQDSPANPDAIDIDGLDD, from the exons ATGGCTGTTTCGGCTGAGATGAAGTCAACATCTCGTCTCCCCATCGTC tcaaACGAGGATTTTATATACGAGCAAGACGTGGCAGGTGATCCAGCTAGCATTAAACCTTGGCTAGTCTACATCGATTTTAAATCTCGTCATGGCACACTTCCGCAACAAAACTTTGTCATGGCTCGTGCATGCGCCCAGTTGCCGCGATCATACAAGCTCTGGAAAATG TATCTCGCCTTCCGTACCGAGCATGTGTCAAAGTTAAACCCCGCTATCTTCGCATCCGAATACAATAAAGTCAACGCCTTGTTTGAAAAGGCACTTATACTTCTCAACAAAATGCCTCGAGTATGGGAAATGTATCTTCAGTTCCTCGTCAAACAGCCAGCAATCACTCTCGTAAGACGAACTTTCGACCGCGCGTTGAGGGCGCTACCAATCACGCAACATAATCGAATATGGGCCTTGTATGTACCATTCTCAAATGCTGCGTCAGGTGACACTGCAGTCAAAATTTGGCGGCGATATATTCAGGTGCATCCGGAGGAGGCAGAGGATTTCATCGAACTTCTAATCGAATCGGGTTTATATACCGAAGCCGCAATAAGCTATGTCAACCTCCTCAACAACGTCCGATTCGCGAGCAAGACTGGGAAGGGCCACTACGAACTTTGGAGTGAAATGGTAGATCTTCTTGTAGACCATGCCTCGGAGATTGAGGTGAATTATGAATCGGGTATCGACGTTGAAAGTATCATCAGAAGCGGAATCGCTCGTTTTCCCGATCAGAGGGGCAAGCTTTGGGTGGGTCTAGCCACCTACTGGATCCGGAGAGGCAGTTTCGAGCGAGCACGAGATACTTTCGAACAGGGCATAACAACCGTTATGACAGTCCGCGACTTTGCGTTAATATTCGATTCATACACCGAGTTCGAAGAGTCCATCATCAAGGCGCTTATGGAAAGCGTAACAAATCGGACCGACATGGGagtggaagatgaagatgcagACTTCGAATTGGATGTGCGAATGATGCGGTTCGAGCATATAATGGATCGACGACCATTTTTAGTGAACGATGTGCTACTTCGCCAGAACCCAAATCTTGTCTCAGAGTGGGAGAAACGAGTTGCTCTGTGGGGGGGCAATAAACAAGAAGCTGTGCGCACATATGCGAATGCTATTGCTTCTATCCACCCTAAACGAGCCGTTGGCTCGTTTTATAAACTTTGGGCGAGCTATGCGCGCTTCTATGAACAAGGGGGGGATTTAAGGAACGCTCGCATAATCATGGAGAAAGCAGTCAAGGTTCCCTTCAAATCTGTTGCAGAGTTGGCTGACATGTGGATTGAGTGGGCAGAAATGGAACTTCGGAATGAGAAGTTTGATGAAGCCGTTCGAATCATGGCAAAAGCTGTCCAAGCCCCTAAGCGATCTACAGTCGACTACTTTGACGAGGCACTTTCAGCGCAACAAAGAGTTCATAAGAGCTGGAAACTTTGGGGTTTCTACGTGGATCTCGTAGAAAGTGTCTCTACTTTGAGCGAAGTAAAACGAGTCTATGAACGCATTTTTGAACTTCGAATCGCAACACCACAGACGGTTGTCAACTACGCAACTCTTTTAGAAGAGCACAAGTATTACGAGGAGTCATTCAAGATTTATGAGCGGGGCTTAGACTTATTCAGCTACCCAGTCGCCTTCGAGCTCTGGAATATGTACCTGGCGAAAGCGGTGAATCGGAAGATAGGTATTGAGCGGCTTCGAGATCTCTTCGAGCAAGCTGTCGAAGACTGCCCCCCGAAGTTTGCCAAGACCATTTACTTGATGTATGGAAACTTGGAAGAGGAGCGGGGTCTTGCACGACATGCCATGCGGATATATGAGAGAGCCACGAGGGCGGTCAGTGATGAAGACCGTGCGGATATGTTCAACTTCTACATTACCAAATCCGCTTCTAATTTTGGGTTGTCGTCTACTCGGCCCATCTATGAAAGGGCCATTTCCGCATTGCCGGATACCGAAGCTAAGGAGATGTGCCTCAAGTTTGCGGATATGGAGAAGCGATTAGGTGAGATTGACAGAGCGCGTGCAATTTACGGACATGCGTCACAATTCTGCGACCCCCGAACAAATGCCGACTTTTGGGCGAGGTGGGAACAATTTGAGGTCCAACACGGCAACGAAGACACATTCAAGGAGATGTTGCGCATCAAGAGAAGCGTCCAGGCTCAGTACAATACCGATGTCAACTTCATTGCATCACAGGCCCTCGCTCGGAGTCAGCGGGATTCAGATCATCGTGATCAACACGCTGGTACCACGGCCGAACTTGTCAGGCAATCCTCGGCAATGCATGGCTTTGTGGCAGCGAGTAGTGGGCCTCCACCGGGGGTAACTGGTCAACAAGATTCACCTGCAAATCCAGATGCGATTGATATAGACGGCCTTGATGATTAA
- the CCA1 gene encoding CCA tRNA nucleotidyltransferase, which yields MSKRKLHQFLYDNLPAKMGPAIQLNAQEDRLRRLLLDVSQSINDSKLTVQPVVVRWAGGWVRDKLLGIESHDIDVAINAMTGIHFAQRMREYCNTEKGRRIHAIKPDDIGNLHNVSKNPDKSKHLETAMVRIFGLDLDLVNLRKETYAEDSRNPTVEFGTAEEDALRRDATINAFFYNIHTEQIEDFMGGMRDLTAKVLRTPLSPLETFKDDPLRVLRLVRFASRLGFSIEEETKKVMAHPEVLDALQVKISRERVGTELEKMLKGNNPRSALEFIDQLCLYDAIFTDSSSKSTARPDSSRWHVAYECLDSLVRKRSPGSLGELLIRPGEAANYAAWILASLSPWMVVEPPLNNVRKANVLPPPAVAAREGFKAPNKLVDIITGSYQNRREIIRMKTSTCNEEGAVLARDTLGMAIRRWDSHGGPWTLQVLSALLVEAMESQDAWTELDDKGKDNFMDGWQKFLGLIIELDVYDAPGMKRLLDGRSLALALGVKPGKWTGQALDLCLAWQLRNPHETDPKGAIEEIQRQRDELGVPR from the exons ATGAGCAAGAGAAAGCTTCACCAGTTCCTCTATGACAACCTCCCTGCCAAAATGGGGCCTGCTATACAGCTCAATGCGCAAGAGGACCGACTTCGACGGCTCCTCTTGGATGTATCTCAATCCATCAACGACTCTAAACTAACGGTACAACCCGTGGTTGTTCGCTGGGCTGGAGGTTGGGTTCGGGACAAGCTCCTGGGTATCGAATCCCATGATATAGATGTTGCCATCAATGCGATGACTGGAATTCACTTTGCACAAAGAATGCGTGAGTACTGCAATACAGAAAAGGGGAGAAGAATACACGCAATCAAACCCGATGATATCGGCAATCTTCACAACGTCTCAAAGAACCCAGACAAATCGAAGCACCTAGAGACTGCCATGGTCCGTATTTTCGGCCTCGACTTGGATCTAGTAAATCTGAGAAAAGAGACATACGCGGAGGACAGTCGCAATCCGACCGTTGAATTTGGCACggccgaggaagatgcaTTAAGACGGGATGCGACCATAAACGCGTTTTTCTACAACATACACACTGAACAGATAGAAGATTTCATGGGTGGGATGCGTGATTTGACGGCTAAAGTCTTACGGACGCCTCTGAGCCCCTTGGAAACATTCAAAGACGATCCACTCCGCGTCTTACGGCTGGTGCGTTTCGCAAGTCGGCTGGGGTTCTCAATCGAAGAAGAGACCAAGAAGGTTATGGCACATCCCGAGGTCTTGGATGCCCTGCAAGTGAAAATCAGCCGAGAAAGGGTTGGTACAGAGCTCGAAAAAATGTTGAAAG GAAATAACCCACGGTCTGCCCTGGAGTTCATTGACCAACTATGCTTGTATGACGCAATTTTTACAGATTCCTCTTCAAAATCCACAGCAAGGCCAGACTCTTCACGATGGCACGTTGCCTACGAATGCCTTGATAGCCTTGTGCGAAAACGTAGTCCAGGCTCTCTCGGCGAACTCCTAATTAGGCCCGGTGAAGCCGCCAACTATGCAGCCTGGATTCTGGCCTCCCTCAGCCCCTGGATGGTTGTAGAACCCCCGCTCAACAACGTTCGGAAGGCAAATGTCTTACCTCCGCCAGCTGTGGCTGCCCGTGAAGGGTTCAAGGCACCGAATAAACTTGTGGACATAATAACAGGCAGCTACCAGAATCGACGAGAAATCATACGCATGAAAACGTCAACGTGTAATGAGGAGGGGGCAGTTCTCGCAAGAGATACACTGGGCATGGCCATTCGTAGATGGGACTCTCATGGAGGACCATGGACTCTCCAGGTACTGAGCGCTCTGCTCGTAGAGGCCATGGAAAGCCAGGATGCGTGGACGGAACTTGATGATAAAG GGAAGGATAATTTCATGGATGGGTGGCAGAAATTCCTCGGTCTAATCATTGAGCTTGATGTATACGATGCTCCGGGCATGAAGAGGCTTCTTGACGGTCGCTCTTTAGCCCTGGCTCTTGGCGTGAAGCCTGGGAAATGGACAGGTCAAGCTCTGGATTTATGTCTAGCGTGGCAACTTCGGAATCCTCATGAGACAGACCCAAAGGGCGCCATCGAAGAGATTCAACGACAGCGTGATGAGCTAGGTGTCCCTCGATAG